The Pseudoalteromonas sp. DL-6 genome has a window encoding:
- a CDS encoding biopolymer transporter ExbD produces MRAPLGNLFQEDEAEEINMTPMLDVVFIMLIFFIVTASFVKEAGIDVNRPEAATAVKKERANILVAISDQGEIWINKRQIDVRAVQANIERLKAENPQGSVVIQADKKATTETLIKVMDASRAAGVFDVSIAAQEG; encoded by the coding sequence ATGAGAGCCCCATTAGGTAATTTATTCCAAGAAGATGAAGCAGAAGAAATAAACATGACTCCTATGCTGGATGTTGTATTTATTATGCTTATTTTCTTTATTGTTACAGCCTCGTTTGTAAAAGAAGCCGGTATTGATGTAAACCGACCAGAAGCGGCAACTGCGGTTAAAAAAGAGCGGGCTAACATATTAGTGGCTATATCAGATCAAGGTGAAATTTGGATCAATAAACGTCAAATAGATGTACGTGCCGTACAGGCCAATATTGAACGCTTAAAAGCTGAAAACCCACAAGGCAGTGTAGTTATTCAGGCCGATAAAAAAGCCACTACAGAAACCTTGATAAAAGTGATGGATGCCTCGCGTGCAGCGGGTGTATTTGATGTTTCAATAGCGGCTCAAGAAGGGTAA
- a CDS encoding TonB-dependent receptor, whose amino-acid sequence MSKKHRLNQITWAIGLGLCAQSVSLFAAQNDVDVAQEIEEVVAVGTRLQGSAAAVVEERKNQAFVADILGSEQLARTGDSDAASALRRVTGLTLVDGKFIYVRGLGERYSSARLNGAYIPSPDLTRNVIPLDIFPASIISSMAVQKAYSPNMPAAFGGGNIDIRTKTAPSEFTAGVEVGVGYNTAASDGFTYNRKESGLPDALSSAITQYRGDFGISNIVKRDGLVDGDTTRAEQATAINNELLKSLPRGYELKEDSLDPQYNIKAHYGDSFSESYFGGKLGFMLSGAYKNEWDFEDRFSSVISQDLKNEDGKIDCTTALNTADDVANSCFNTVKNSQVTTENERYNASFSLGYSLGTHSISAQQLYIIDNEDESEIAISQSPAGSSTFSIAGDGVANRNHTFNYEERQLNITQFIGQHTFLDYMGIGADWQYTEAKATTDIPTNADFEFRDEYNTDGSYVGSQITGDDNRVIMSYTNMEERVKSYSGNLNLPLSFDSMDVEFKVGYDFSDRARIFNTSSFAINNSGGAGITINDGSDNALNNSGYLSDEFINNNAILVDFNEPTAPDADDYLAGQKVDAGYASFDVFYDQWLRISGGVRYEQFKQTSIGTSSLIFDQDDLNTFYDPEKIQAGSIVSDDWYPALSVTYVGADNYQVRAGYGETVVRPDFREVVPVTYFDPLTDIRTFGRTGLKSSPIKNYDLRYEYYGEAGNSFSVAAFYKDITAPIETVLNIGDEDYSASFINGETAEVYGIEAEWLQDLTFLSEGLFTSGNITLSDSEASIDPALAGTLTNPKKRMTGHSEYVVNLQLNYDSLDGMHSSSLVYNVFGERILAAGVASRDDAYEQPFHSLDLVYTFYPDFNSKVKFKVKNLLNEDQEVSQSDIIVRSKEVGMNFDISYSYEF is encoded by the coding sequence ATGTCTAAAAAGCATAGACTTAATCAAATTACATGGGCGATTGGTTTAGGGCTGTGTGCCCAATCTGTAAGCCTGTTCGCTGCGCAAAATGATGTTGATGTAGCCCAAGAAATAGAAGAAGTAGTGGCAGTAGGTACGCGCTTACAAGGCAGTGCTGCTGCTGTGGTTGAAGAGCGAAAAAACCAAGCCTTTGTAGCCGATATTTTAGGCTCAGAGCAATTAGCGCGTACTGGCGATAGCGATGCCGCCTCTGCTCTTAGGCGTGTAACCGGTTTAACCCTCGTTGATGGCAAGTTCATTTATGTGCGTGGTTTAGGTGAGCGTTATTCGAGCGCACGTTTAAATGGTGCGTACATACCCAGCCCCGATTTAACTCGCAATGTGATCCCGCTTGATATTTTTCCCGCTAGTATTATTTCTAGCATGGCGGTACAAAAAGCTTACTCACCAAATATGCCTGCCGCGTTTGGTGGCGGTAATATTGACATTAGAACCAAAACTGCACCAAGCGAGTTTACAGCGGGTGTAGAGGTAGGTGTTGGTTATAACACCGCGGCAAGCGACGGCTTTACTTACAACCGTAAAGAAAGCGGACTACCTGATGCGTTATCATCTGCAATAACACAATACCGAGGTGATTTTGGTATTAGCAACATAGTAAAACGCGACGGCTTAGTCGATGGTGACACAACACGTGCAGAGCAAGCGACTGCGATTAATAACGAATTACTCAAGTCGTTACCGCGTGGTTATGAGTTAAAAGAAGACTCTCTCGATCCACAATACAATATTAAAGCCCATTACGGTGATAGCTTTAGCGAATCTTACTTTGGCGGCAAGTTAGGCTTTATGCTTTCTGGCGCTTATAAAAATGAGTGGGATTTTGAAGACCGATTTAGCTCAGTGATAAGCCAAGATTTAAAAAATGAAGACGGCAAAATTGACTGTACGACAGCACTTAACACTGCTGATGATGTTGCAAATTCATGTTTTAATACTGTAAAAAATTCCCAAGTGACCACAGAAAACGAGCGTTATAATGCGTCATTTAGCTTAGGCTATAGCTTAGGTACTCACAGTATATCAGCGCAGCAGCTTTACATTATTGATAATGAAGATGAGTCTGAAATTGCGATTTCGCAGAGTCCAGCGGGTAGTTCAACATTTAGTATTGCAGGTGATGGCGTTGCTAATCGTAACCATACTTTTAACTACGAAGAGCGACAACTCAATATTACCCAGTTTATTGGTCAGCACACCTTTTTAGATTACATGGGGATTGGCGCTGATTGGCAGTATACCGAAGCGAAGGCAACAACGGATATTCCGACGAATGCTGATTTTGAATTTCGCGATGAGTACAACACCGACGGGTCGTATGTAGGTTCTCAAATCACGGGTGATGATAATCGTGTGATTATGTCATACACCAACATGGAAGAACGAGTTAAGTCTTACAGTGGTAATTTAAACTTACCGCTTAGCTTTGACAGTATGGATGTTGAATTTAAAGTAGGGTATGACTTTTCAGATAGAGCGCGTATTTTTAATACCTCAAGTTTTGCTATTAATAACAGTGGTGGTGCTGGTATCACTATAAATGATGGCAGTGATAATGCGCTAAATAATAGCGGGTATCTAAGCGATGAATTTATTAATAATAACGCGATACTGGTTGATTTTAACGAACCAACAGCTCCTGATGCGGATGATTACCTAGCAGGACAAAAAGTAGATGCGGGTTACGCCTCGTTTGATGTGTTTTATGATCAATGGCTACGCATTAGCGGTGGTGTACGCTATGAACAATTTAAACAAACGTCTATTGGTACATCTAGCCTAATATTTGATCAAGATGACTTAAATACTTTCTACGACCCTGAAAAAATTCAAGCGGGCTCTATTGTTTCAGACGATTGGTACCCTGCGCTTTCTGTTACCTACGTAGGCGCTGATAACTATCAAGTACGTGCTGGTTATGGTGAAACGGTAGTTCGTCCGGATTTTCGTGAAGTGGTACCGGTTACCTACTTTGATCCACTTACCGATATTAGAACATTTGGTCGTACAGGGCTTAAAAGTAGCCCGATTAAAAACTATGACTTACGTTATGAATATTACGGTGAAGCCGGTAATTCGTTTAGTGTTGCTGCCTTTTATAAAGACATTACAGCCCCCATTGAAACCGTTCTTAATATTGGCGATGAAGACTATTCAGCCTCATTTATTAATGGTGAAACTGCTGAGGTCTACGGTATAGAAGCTGAATGGTTGCAAGACCTCACGTTTTTATCTGAAGGGTTATTTACCAGTGGTAATATTACTTTGAGTGACTCAGAAGCGTCTATCGATCCTGCGCTTGCCGGTACGTTAACTAATCCTAAAAAACGTATGACGGGTCACTCAGAGTATGTTGTTAATTTGCAACTTAACTATGATTCACTCGATGGTATGCACAGTAGCTCTTTGGTTTATAACGTATTTGGTGAACGAATTTTAGCAGCAGGTGTAGCGAGTCGAGATGATGCTTATGAGCAGCCATTTCATTCATTAGATTTAGTTTATACCTTTTACCCTGATTTTAATTCTAAGGTGAAGTTTAAAGTTAAAAATCTGCTTAATGAAGATCAGGAAGTATCGCAATCAGATATTATTGTTCGCTCTAAAGAAGTCGGTATGAACTTTGATATTAGCTACAGCTATGAGTTTTAA
- a CDS encoding MotA/TolQ/ExbB proton channel family protein: MVLLIDSINAIRDFLDTGGQVLLVIAVLIFAMWLLILERFMYFFNGYRHYKKDVKNTWKTRSERNSWNAEQIRQAMVSRASMRLNANLPLINVMVALCPLLGLLGTVTGMIEVFDVMAITGTGSARSMASGVSKATIPTMAGMVGALSGVFASTYLQRKAKREVELLQDTMVLDH, from the coding sequence ATGGTGCTATTGATTGATTCAATCAATGCTATCCGTGATTTTCTCGACACGGGAGGCCAAGTTCTCTTGGTCATTGCCGTGTTAATTTTCGCGATGTGGTTATTGATACTCGAGCGATTTATGTACTTTTTTAATGGCTATCGACACTACAAAAAAGACGTTAAAAATACGTGGAAAACCCGCAGTGAACGCAACAGCTGGAACGCAGAGCAAATACGTCAAGCCATGGTGTCACGCGCCAGTATGCGATTAAACGCAAACTTACCGCTGATTAATGTAATGGTAGCGCTGTGTCCACTATTAGGATTGCTTGGCACAGTTACAGGGATGATAGAAGTCTTCGATGTAATGGCCATTACAGGTACTGGCAGCGCACGCTCTATGGCATCGGGTGTGTCAAAAGCAACCATACCGACAATGGCAGGAATGGTCGGTGCGTTATCTGGGGTGTTTGCCTCAACCTATTTACAGCGTAAAGCAAAGCGTGAAGTTGAATTGTTGCAAGACACTATGGTGTTAGACCACTAA
- a CDS encoding GGDEF domain-containing protein → MINKTKINKPNWLSLINIDSVYSFDRQRQVFSLFTMITIALVLITYLVITNHGVYAPMLTVALVSVNVTIVGCIVYFIKTKQLNAIALITLMIVFLMCLALVYTGGKENTALYWLMFYPVAAFAILGVKFGAWLSGSMLLSCAALLYGPDIGQVAYGVVEKTRFIAAFSLVLVFSFIGEYFRHRSHLAIADVTLEQKQYAYTDQLTGAPNRRFITSHFLKLAAARPAHYLPLSILLIDLDNFKELNDTYGHDFGDTVLIEFTKLLESQFSATALKARYGGEEFVVILPQMTTIEASILANRFRECVQHHVILTDKQQRVSLTCSIGIAQANHVDDYDSALKQADEYLYQAKSQGRNKVIFAHGEHVSQ, encoded by the coding sequence ATGATCAATAAAACAAAAATAAATAAACCTAACTGGCTTAGTTTAATTAATATTGACAGTGTTTATAGCTTTGATAGACAGCGCCAAGTGTTTTCGTTATTTACCATGATAACGATTGCCTTGGTGTTAATTACTTATTTAGTGATTACAAACCATGGTGTTTATGCGCCCATGTTAACTGTCGCGTTAGTTTCAGTAAATGTAACCATTGTAGGGTGTATTGTTTATTTTATAAAAACCAAACAGCTTAATGCTATCGCGCTAATTACTTTGATGATTGTATTTTTGATGTGTTTAGCATTGGTATACACCGGCGGTAAAGAAAACACCGCCTTATATTGGCTAATGTTTTATCCTGTTGCCGCATTTGCCATTCTCGGCGTAAAATTTGGAGCTTGGTTGAGTGGTAGCATGTTATTGAGTTGTGCTGCACTACTTTATGGGCCAGACATAGGCCAAGTCGCTTATGGCGTGGTAGAAAAAACCCGCTTTATTGCTGCGTTTTCATTAGTGCTGGTTTTTTCTTTTATCGGTGAGTATTTTCGTCACCGTAGCCACCTTGCCATTGCCGATGTAACTTTAGAGCAAAAACAATACGCGTATACCGATCAGCTTACAGGGGCGCCTAATCGTCGTTTTATTACATCACATTTTTTAAAGCTTGCTGCTGCAAGGCCAGCGCATTATTTGCCGCTGTCTATTTTACTTATTGATTTAGATAACTTTAAAGAATTAAACGACACCTATGGTCATGACTTTGGCGATACCGTACTAATAGAGTTTACAAAATTATTAGAGTCGCAATTTTCTGCAACCGCCCTTAAAGCCCGTTATGGTGGCGAAGAATTTGTGGTTATTTTACCGCAGATGACCACCATAGAAGCCAGTATTTTGGCTAATCGCTTTAGAGAATGCGTGCAACATCATGTAATATTAACTGATAAACAACAACGAGTATCGTTAACCTGCAGCATTGGTATTGCACAAGCTAATCATGTTGATGACTACGATAGTGCATTAAAACAAGCCGATGAGTATTTATATCAGGCAAAATCACAAGGACGCAATAAAGTCATATTTGCGCATGGCGAGCATGTCAGTCAATAA
- a CDS encoding DUF3450 domain-containing protein gives MKGVKPLILAGIVAASAAVHANDLNTVIDKSSEINNLAAQSQTKIDKIADSMQGRLQQFKTLNKEIDGLAVYNAQLTKQLNNQIEEMESLNLSMDQVSIIERQITPLMLRMITGLEQFVALDVPFLKQERKQRLESLNAMMERADISSSEKFRRVLEAYQVEVDYGRTIEAYTALLDVENKEREVDFLRIGRLELIYLTRDGKQAGSWDQQSQSFVALPDSTISQINKGLRIARKQLAPDMLTLPIHAAE, from the coding sequence ATGAAAGGCGTTAAACCATTAATTTTAGCTGGTATTGTAGCCGCAAGTGCAGCAGTCCACGCCAATGATTTAAACACGGTAATTGATAAAAGCAGCGAAATTAATAATTTAGCTGCGCAATCACAAACAAAAATAGACAAGATTGCAGATTCAATGCAAGGGCGTTTGCAGCAATTTAAAACCCTAAATAAAGAAATAGATGGTTTAGCCGTTTATAACGCACAGCTAACAAAACAATTAAATAATCAAATAGAAGAGATGGAGTCGCTTAATTTATCAATGGATCAGGTATCGATTATTGAGCGCCAAATAACACCTTTAATGCTTCGCATGATCACCGGGCTTGAACAGTTTGTTGCCTTAGATGTGCCGTTTTTAAAGCAAGAACGCAAGCAGCGTCTTGAATCATTAAATGCAATGATGGAACGCGCTGATATTTCATCGAGTGAAAAATTTCGTCGTGTGTTAGAAGCTTATCAAGTTGAGGTTGATTACGGTCGCACTATTGAAGCGTATACCGCATTGCTTGATGTGGAAAACAAAGAACGTGAAGTCGACTTTCTACGCATTGGTCGTTTAGAGCTCATTTACCTTACGCGCGATGGCAAACAAGCAGGTAGTTGGGATCAACAGTCACAGTCGTTTGTTGCTCTGCCTGATTCAACCATTAGCCAAATTAATAAAGGGCTTCGCATTGCTCGCAAACAACTAGCCCCCGATATGTTAACACTGCCAATTCATGCTGCAGAATAA
- a CDS encoding methyl-accepting chemotaxis protein, with the protein MFSSLKFTSKITIAASLVLVLVLGVFTINNYFSMRHQTQEQLSLVLEQNSESVSKNIASWLNNKLAIVISIAKTYQDNDTKSLTLSQLNTAELAGDFKNTYIGKSSGTFILNDQSVVLPSDFDATSRPWYKLVENKTTTAFTTPYIDVTTNELTISAVAPINSNGQFKGVAGADIDMQTIAEIIGDIDFLGLGYGFLLDNKGQILSHPDSKLNSKKVADLIGKNVPLAREFTEYQVAGETSLVSFTKIRGIENVDWYLGVVVNKDKAYSSVSSFGQKAIVFLIIGILVIVASLEFLLRYLMRPMYRLNDAIRDIAQGEGDLTCRLSVENDDEFGQLSNSFNIFIEKIQNSIVQVKSSTQLLETAVAKLVTQTDSTLTMYDDQSERTNSVASAINQFSATATEISSSASNASTLAKDADQYCAKNQQTLTNNVSSIHQLSQNIELAQETINSLDSHTANIGNVLAVIKGVSEQTNLLALNAAIEAARAGEAGRGFAVVADEVRQLAQRTQQSTQEIENTVIELQKGSSSAVELMKTSLEESEKSVQQADAVGDVMKQIISAIKQITDANHSVANATDEQNQVVKSLHSDIHVISDLSTQGQSNLNLTLEECTKLKHQFSDLERMVKKFKV; encoded by the coding sequence ATGTTTAGCTCGCTAAAATTCACCTCCAAAATCACTATCGCTGCGTCATTAGTGTTAGTTTTAGTGTTAGGTGTTTTCACTATTAATAACTATTTTTCAATGCGTCATCAAACTCAAGAGCAATTGTCGCTGGTGCTAGAGCAAAACTCAGAATCGGTTTCTAAAAACATCGCAAGTTGGCTCAATAATAAATTGGCGATTGTGATCTCTATCGCAAAAACATATCAAGATAACGATACGAAGTCTTTAACGCTTTCGCAATTAAATACCGCTGAGCTTGCCGGGGATTTTAAAAATACCTACATAGGTAAATCATCGGGGACATTTATTTTAAATGATCAAAGTGTTGTGCTCCCCAGCGATTTTGATGCTACAAGTCGCCCTTGGTATAAATTAGTAGAAAATAAAACAACAACGGCTTTTACAACCCCTTATATTGATGTGACCACCAACGAACTGACAATTTCAGCCGTTGCGCCTATTAATAGTAATGGTCAATTTAAAGGGGTAGCGGGAGCAGATATTGATATGCAAACCATCGCTGAAATTATTGGCGATATTGATTTCTTGGGACTCGGTTATGGCTTCTTACTTGATAATAAAGGGCAAATATTAAGTCACCCTGATAGTAAATTAAATTCAAAAAAAGTCGCAGATTTGATTGGTAAAAATGTACCGTTAGCAAGAGAGTTTACAGAGTATCAAGTAGCGGGTGAAACCTCGCTGGTATCCTTTACTAAGATTCGTGGTATTGAAAATGTTGATTGGTATCTGGGTGTTGTAGTCAATAAAGATAAAGCGTATTCAAGTGTTTCTTCGTTTGGTCAAAAGGCAATTGTCTTTTTAATTATAGGTATTTTAGTGATTGTTGCATCACTGGAGTTTTTACTGCGTTATTTAATGCGACCTATGTATCGTCTTAATGATGCTATTAGAGATATAGCACAAGGTGAAGGCGATTTAACTTGTCGACTCAGTGTTGAGAACGATGACGAGTTTGGTCAGTTAAGTAATTCATTTAATATTTTTATAGAAAAAATTCAAAATTCAATTGTTCAAGTTAAGTCTTCGACACAGTTGCTAGAAACCGCGGTTGCTAAACTGGTGACGCAAACAGATTCAACATTAACTATGTATGATGACCAAAGTGAACGTACTAACAGTGTGGCATCGGCAATTAATCAGTTTTCTGCTACCGCAACAGAAATTTCAAGCAGTGCAAGTAATGCCTCAACCCTTGCTAAAGATGCCGATCAATATTGCGCTAAAAATCAGCAAACATTGACTAATAACGTATCGAGTATCCATCAGCTATCGCAAAATATAGAGCTCGCACAAGAAACGATTAATAGTTTAGACTCGCATACCGCCAACATCGGTAATGTTCTAGCGGTAATAAAAGGAGTAAGTGAACAAACTAACTTGCTTGCTTTAAATGCGGCAATAGAAGCGGCACGTGCTGGTGAAGCTGGAAGAGGGTTTGCCGTTGTTGCCGATGAAGTAAGACAATTAGCACAACGAACTCAGCAATCAACCCAAGAAATTGAAAATACGGTGATTGAACTGCAAAAAGGTTCAAGCTCTGCCGTTGAGCTGATGAAAACCAGTTTAGAAGAAAGTGAAAAAAGTGTTCAGCAAGCGGATGCTGTCGGCGATGTAATGAAACAAATAATTAGTGCGATAAAACAAATAACGGATGCTAATCATAGTGTCGCTAATGCTACTGATGAGCAAAACCAAGTTGTTAAATCATTACACTCAGATATTCATGTTATTAGTGACCTATCTACGCAAGGTCAATCTAACTTGAACCTTACATTAGAAGAGTGCACCAAGCTTAAGCATCAATTTAGTGACTTAGAGCGGATGGTTAAAAAATTCAAAGTATGA
- a CDS encoding DsbA family protein: MSVNKLIYVHDPMCSWCWGYKPTWQKLESALANILPIEYRVGGLAADSDQPMSADMQLQLQGIWQNISNQLGTEFNFNFWRECQPRRSTYPSCRAAVIARSFNKEPQMIDAIQQAYYLKAQNPSDEYVLIKLCEKIGLDPCLFTQQLHSNELKRRFDDELNYVRSLPIQGFPSLVLIHNNRAYPIAINYTDWRQTLTEIQSYL, translated from the coding sequence ATGTCAGTCAATAAGCTTATTTATGTGCACGATCCTATGTGTAGCTGGTGCTGGGGATATAAACCTACTTGGCAAAAACTCGAATCTGCTTTAGCAAATATACTGCCTATAGAATATAGAGTCGGCGGTTTAGCGGCTGATAGTGACCAGCCAATGAGTGCCGATATGCAGTTGCAACTACAAGGCATATGGCAAAACATTAGCAACCAATTAGGCACTGAGTTTAATTTTAATTTTTGGCGAGAATGCCAACCGCGCCGTTCTACTTATCCCTCCTGCAGAGCGGCTGTAATTGCTCGTAGCTTTAACAAAGAGCCACAGATGATTGACGCTATTCAACAAGCGTATTATTTAAAGGCGCAAAATCCATCGGATGAATACGTGCTTATTAAACTATGCGAAAAAATTGGTTTAGATCCCTGTTTATTTACTCAGCAGTTACACTCGAACGAACTTAAGCGTCGCTTTGATGATGAGCTTAATTATGTTCGCAGTTTACCTATTCAAGGTTTTCCGTCTTTAGTATTAATACACAATAATCGCGCTTACCCTATTGCTATTAACTACACAGATTGGCGACAAACCCTAACTGAAATACAATCTTACTTGTAA
- a CDS encoding energy transducer TonB, producing MRYVLALIIAGVVTFMLFLGMQALITGGEGAMTEPAKGNVLDFVRLKKEETVQKKERKPQKPPTPKEPPPPMESPQMQSSDNNTASNNFDFAANVDADVNLAGGLALETSDGEYLPIVKVAPVYPRRALSRGIEGYVIVEFTVTKQGTVKEPQVIKAEPESLFDRAAMDAALKFKYKPRVVNGEAVEVAGVQNKISFQING from the coding sequence ATGCGTTATGTACTTGCGTTAATTATAGCGGGTGTGGTCACCTTTATGCTGTTTTTAGGCATGCAGGCATTGATCACCGGTGGCGAGGGCGCCATGACGGAGCCTGCCAAAGGGAATGTGTTAGATTTTGTCCGTTTGAAAAAAGAAGAAACGGTACAAAAAAAGGAGCGTAAACCACAAAAGCCACCAACACCTAAAGAACCACCTCCGCCAATGGAATCGCCACAAATGCAAAGTAGCGATAACAATACTGCTAGCAACAACTTTGATTTTGCTGCCAATGTCGATGCTGATGTAAACCTAGCGGGTGGATTAGCGTTAGAAACTAGTGATGGTGAGTATTTACCCATAGTAAAAGTGGCACCAGTATACCCAAGGCGTGCGTTATCGCGTGGTATTGAAGGGTATGTCATTGTTGAATTTACAGTTACAAAGCAAGGTACGGTTAAAGAGCCGCAAGTTATTAAAGCCGAGCCAGAGTCATTGTTTGACAGAGCAGCGATGGATGCGGCCCTTAAGTTTAAATATAAACCGCGCGTTGTTAATGGCGAAGCTGTTGAAGTAGCCGGTGTGCAAAATAAAATTTCTTTCCAAATTAATGGTTAA
- a CDS encoding MotA/TolQ/ExbB proton channel family protein: MKLLTKMTKMAVFAASLGFSGVMCAAEPMNLDALLKTLEQGKSAQSAQNKQREQEFVARQNEQVQMLKNTQAKRNQMLSESERLETQFEENEIKLANLTDTLSKRMGSLKELFGVLQQVAGDSSNKFATSVVSAQLPGRSTFMDELAQKMGSTSKLASIEDIEKVWFELQREMTEQGKVSRFNTDVIVDGGNKVQKEVVRVGAFNLISDGQYLEYTPSTNTISQLTRQPSSRFTATAADLQQANTGVVPFALDPTGGSILGLLVQAPDTSEQVHQGGAVGYVILGVGLLALLIALERFVSLMLMGGKIRRQLKDDTARDDNPLGRVMKVKDQYPNVAYDTLELKLSEAILREMPKITRNLTLIKIISVVAPLLGLLGTVTGMINTFQAITLFGTGDPKLMAGGISQALVTTVLGLVVAIPTVFLYTLLNTRSKGLLLILQEQSAGIIAERSEKGA, encoded by the coding sequence ATGAAATTATTAACGAAAATGACAAAAATGGCCGTGTTTGCAGCCAGCTTAGGTTTTTCAGGTGTGATGTGCGCTGCTGAGCCAATGAATTTAGATGCCTTATTAAAAACCTTAGAGCAGGGTAAATCAGCGCAATCAGCGCAAAATAAACAACGCGAACAAGAATTTGTAGCACGTCAAAATGAACAAGTGCAAATGCTTAAAAACACTCAAGCTAAACGTAACCAAATGCTTAGCGAGTCAGAGCGTTTAGAGACGCAGTTTGAAGAAAACGAAATTAAACTGGCTAATTTGACCGATACTTTATCAAAGCGTATGGGTTCATTAAAAGAGCTATTTGGTGTGCTACAACAAGTTGCTGGTGATTCAAGCAATAAGTTTGCAACTTCTGTGGTATCGGCACAGTTACCTGGACGTAGTACTTTTATGGATGAATTGGCGCAAAAAATGGGGTCTACCTCAAAGCTTGCGTCTATTGAAGATATCGAAAAAGTCTGGTTTGAGCTACAACGCGAAATGACCGAACAAGGAAAAGTAAGCCGCTTCAATACAGATGTAATTGTTGACGGTGGCAATAAAGTACAAAAAGAAGTGGTACGTGTGGGTGCATTTAACCTGATAAGTGACGGTCAGTACCTAGAGTATACACCTTCTACCAATACCATCAGTCAACTTACTCGCCAACCAAGCAGCCGCTTTACCGCGACCGCGGCTGATTTGCAACAAGCAAACACCGGTGTGGTGCCGTTTGCGCTTGACCCAACAGGTGGTTCAATTTTAGGTTTATTAGTACAAGCCCCTGATACCAGCGAGCAAGTCCATCAAGGTGGTGCTGTTGGTTACGTTATTTTAGGCGTTGGTTTATTAGCATTATTAATTGCGTTAGAGCGTTTTGTATCGCTCATGCTGATGGGTGGAAAAATCCGTCGTCAATTAAAAGACGATACAGCCCGTGATGACAACCCGCTAGGGCGCGTCATGAAAGTGAAAGATCAATACCCTAATGTGGCGTACGACACGCTTGAACTTAAGTTAAGCGAAGCCATTTTACGCGAAATGCCAAAAATCACCCGTAATTTAACGCTTATTAAAATTATCTCTGTGGTAGCGCCACTGCTGGGGTTACTCGGTACGGTAACCGGGATGATCAATACCTTCCAAGCAATTACTTTATTCGGTACTGGCGACCCTAAACTAATGGCAGGCGGTATTTCGCAAGCCTTGGTTACTACGGTATTAGGCCTTGTGGTTGCCATTCCAACGGTGTTTTTATACACCTTATTGAATACCCGCTCAAAAGGTTTACTGCTTATTTTACAAGAACAAAGTGCGGGTATTATTGCCGAGCGAAGCGAGAAAGGAGCTTAA